A DNA window from Xanthomonas campestris pv. campestris str. ATCC 33913 contains the following coding sequences:
- a CDS encoding GNAT family N-acetyltransferase: protein MTPAGPAQIVTLDPATQAGTLRALRAGWAASATEDSWNALDPLSLHLAARDADGELVAAVRLTPDRRIDRLGVLPAWRRRGLAARLLAAAVDSARQRGWPTVSTHVSADAAALFGRLGFLPVPPAALSTTAEEVPAGQALYRRLDGPMAVETLAAAHTATTALLGTARRQVLIYTRALDVALFDAPAVLEALRRFATARHDKRVHVLVQEPAAAGASSSALLRLAQRLPSVFRFRAISDPVDTSYASAYVIGDDAYYFRPTGHRFDDGETWLTGAARSRQLEREFAQIWERSALWNEPRALGI from the coding sequence ATGACTCCCGCCGGCCCGGCGCAGATCGTCACCCTGGACCCGGCCACGCAGGCCGGGACCTTGCGTGCGCTGCGTGCGGGCTGGGCGGCCAGCGCTACCGAGGACTCCTGGAATGCCCTCGACCCGCTCAGTCTGCACCTGGCCGCACGCGATGCGGATGGCGAGCTGGTCGCCGCCGTCCGGCTCACCCCGGATCGGCGCATCGACCGCCTGGGCGTCCTGCCGGCCTGGCGCCGGCGCGGTCTGGCCGCTCGCCTGCTTGCCGCCGCCGTGGACAGCGCCCGCCAGCGCGGCTGGCCCACCGTGAGCACGCATGTCAGCGCAGACGCCGCCGCCCTGTTCGGCCGGCTCGGTTTCCTGCCTGTGCCTCCCGCTGCGCTCTCGACAACCGCAGAGGAGGTGCCAGCAGGCCAGGCGCTGTATCGCCGCCTGGACGGCCCCATGGCGGTCGAAACCCTGGCTGCGGCACACACCGCCACCACCGCCCTGCTCGGCACCGCGCGCCGGCAGGTGTTGATCTACACGCGCGCCCTGGACGTGGCGTTGTTCGATGCCCCGGCCGTGCTCGAGGCGCTGCGTCGCTTTGCCACCGCTCGCCACGACAAGCGCGTGCACGTGCTGGTGCAGGAGCCCGCCGCGGCCGGCGCCAGCAGCAGCGCACTGCTGCGGCTGGCGCAACGCCTGCCCAGCGTGTTCCGGTTCCGTGCGATCAGCGATCCGGTCGATACCAGCTATGCATCGGCCTACGTGATCGGCGACGACGCCTACTACTTTCGTCCAACAGGGCACCGCTTCGACGACGGCGAAACCTGGCTGACCGGCGCGGCACGCAGCCGGCAGCTGGAGCGCGAATTCGCGCAGATATGGGAGCGCAGCGCACTTTGGAACGAGCCGCGCGCGCTTGGCATCTGA